A stretch of the Alnus glutinosa chromosome 6, dhAlnGlut1.1, whole genome shotgun sequence genome encodes the following:
- the LOC133870864 gene encoding transcription factor RAX3-like: MGRAPCCDKANVKKGPWSPEEDAKLKSYIEQQGTGGNWIALPQKIGLKRCGKSCRLRWLNYLRPNIKHGGFSEEEDNIICSLYISIGSRWSIIAAQLPGRTDNDIKNYWNTRLKKKLLGKQRKEQQAARRDNSLKQEMKRLVPDHNNNQSPYWPELPVLAAPIPYSNQEPRFNDHASIRKLLIKLGGKFSDVDDLPIHQFENGVSAAQQMYDQSVNMPSSSPIDALNNNNTGIQFAQAAQSYGDGAELNMLQGQSSTTFPVELEEIVYSNPQGLDGLEFLCGNDMAVYNWGEMSSPVYPPPASNYVGMQQACDFEELRYSRAN; this comes from the exons ATGGGGAGAGCTCCTTGCTGTGACAAAGCAAACGTCAAGAAAGGCCCATGGTCGCCTGAAGAAGATGCCAAGCTCAAGTCATATATAGAGCAGCAAGGCACCGGTGGTAACTGGATAGCTTTACCACAAAAAATCG GCCTCAAGAGATGTGGCAAGAGCTGCCGCCTTAGGTGGTTAAACTATCTCCGCCCAAATATCAAGCATGGAGGATTTTCAGAAGAGGAAGATAACATAATCTGTAGCCTCTATATTAGTATCGGAAGCAG GTGGTCTATTATTGCGGCACAATTACCCGGAAGAACCGACAATGATATAAAGAACTACTGGAACACAAGGCTGAAGAAGAAACTTCTTGGTAAGCAGAGAAAAGAACAGCAGGCAGCTCGTAGAGATAACAGCCTAAAGCAGGAGATGAAGAGATTGGTTCCTGATCATAACAACAACCAAAGCCCTTACTGGCCAGAGCTGCCTGTGCTGGCGGCGCCCATACCATATTCAAACCAAGAGCCTCGTTTTAACGACCATGCTTCCATCAGAAAATTGCTTATCAAACTTGGAGGGAAGTTTTCTGATGTTGATGATCTGCCAATCCATCAGTTCGAGAATGGTGTTTCCGCCGCCCAACAAATGTATGATCAGTCGGTCAATATGCCCTCTTCTTCTCCCATAGATGCGctaaacaacaacaacactgGCATTCAATTTGCTCAAGCCGCCCAGTCCTATGGGGATGGGGCAGAATTAAACATGCTGCAAGGGCAAAGCAGTACTACTTTTCCAGTAGAGCTTGAGGAAATCGTGTACAGCAATCCACAAGGGTTAGATGGGCTAGAATTCTTATGTGGGAACGACATGGCCGTCTACAATTGGGGCGAGATGAGCTCTCCGGTGTATCCTCCTCCGGCTTCCAACTATGTAGGTATGCAACAAGCATGTGATTTCGAAGAGTTGAGGTACTCCCGAGCAAATTAA
- the LOC133871239 gene encoding uncharacterized protein LOC133871239: MKKVASMGLPASTIFPSTSKFRIKNFQGQPFELRRSLRLCAHRQTSPTCSMKVSMAEFGEPKKVNMQISILREKLWEAIPDSVKEIPWKKAEKILIERLLFLGQKALKWTLIILFVFSSLSDVIFSISRNQELMIPLGLFVGCLMTDFLKEISRELFRNSEEKGLNWQFMGIGCFLVLIKFLSANLLIRARLFVLLVANGGLMQLLWLWRSLPEERERDKSNGQRS; the protein is encoded by the exons ATGAAGAAAGTGGCATCAATGGGTCTTCCGGCATCGACAATATTTCCGTCAACTTCGAAGTTCCGG ATTAAGAATTTCCAAGGCCAACCCTTTGAACTCCGAAGGTCCTTGAGACTATGTGCACATCGCCAAACCTCCCCCACATGTTCTATGAAAGTATCAATGGCAGAGTTCGGTGAACCAAAGAAGGTCAATATGCAGATCAGTATTTTGAGGGAAAAGTTATGGGAAGCCATCCCTGACTCAGTCAAAGAAATTCCATGGAAGAAAGCAGAGAAAATACTGATTGAGCGGTTACTTTTCCTGGGACAGAAGGCATTAAAGTGGACACTTATTATTCTATTTGTTTTTAGCTCCTTATCGGATGTCATATTTTCCATCTCAAGAAACCAAGAACTGATGATTCCGCTTGGTCTCTTTGTTGGCTGCTTGATGACTGATTTCTTGAAAGAGATATCACGGGAACTGTTTCGCAACTCAGAG GAGAAAGGTTTGAACTGGCAATTTATGGGCATCGGTTGCTTCTTAGTGCTTATTAAGTTTCTCTCTGCAAATCTCTTGATACGAGCAAGGTTGTTTGTTTTACTTGTTGCAAACGGTGGGTTGATGCAACTTTTGTGGCTGTGGAGAAGCTTaccagaagagagagagagagataaaagcAACGGACAAAGATCTTAA